The Plasmodium coatneyi strain Hackeri chromosome 11, complete sequence DNA segment TGCACACAGTCCCGTTTGGGGAAAGAATATTCGGAGCTATCTTCACatgtaattttaaaattgtccTTAACTTCTTGGATGTTTAGAACATCACTATACATTGGAAGAATGAAATGATGATCCAGCTGTTTGCaaacttttttaactttttctttcaaaatggaaaagtcgATTACATATCCATCGTCTTGTATATTTCCCCTTAGTTTTAAGGACACATTATAATTATGGCCATGCAAAGTTTCCCTAAATCCTTTGAAGGCAATAAAGTGTGCGCAGTTGAACGAAAACAGAGGAGACTCCACTAGCAGTTCTGCTACCTGGTCACTGGGCTTAGCTGGATCGGGGTTCATGATGAGGATACTTCATTCGTCCATGTGTTTTTCTGTTAAGTTtgtgaggaggaggaaccgTTGCTGGTTAGCAGGCCTGATTAACAGGGGGGATTAACTAGCGTGGATTGGTAAGGGTGATTTCCTTTGACAAGGACCATAAATTGGTTAACCGCCGCCACAAGTGAAGAATGTAGAAACGACGTTGATAACTTGTTGCGTTCGCGTAAACAATTCATCGTTACGGCAATTATTCCTTCAGCAGGAACTCattttatgcatacataaaaaaatataccatGTTTACTTGGAAATGTTCCCTTTAACCGGAATGCCGCTTTACATTTGCCAAACAACTTTGCTCAAGAAAACGAAACATGCTTGTGGTCTCATTTCCTTCCAgcataattaataaaaataaaagtgagaacttaaaaaaatgtgttaaaataACACGGTGAATTATGTCAGTTAATTAGAGAAAAAGATTGGCAAAATGTTGTGCATTATTTTAACCCCGTTTGGAGTTGTTCCAAAATGATGTAATGCAAACGAATACAAATTAGcataaatggggaagaacaaatgggAGATTTAGCATATGgcgagaaaaaattgcgcaaTGCGTCTGTATATATGCCCTTTAACTGTGGGAATGAGAAAAGAATTCACATTTATACAACATTGCGGTGTGTATGTACCTGCGCACTCCAGTCTGACGCCCCACAACGTTGTGCTTAGCTAAACCTGTGGATGTGCGAGTATTCACATAGgagcaaaaaataacataaaaatgaaacagCGCCGAATAAAGGCAAATAACAAATtggaagggggaggaaaaaaaatccactcCGCATCACTAAACAACGGTAAAATGACAAACGAACTGAATTGCACACTACGCGgtgtacaaaatttaattgcaaaaatattacaCGTAAAAAttacacttaaaaaaaggaataaaatgaaattcGTACACATGAGAATCAAATTCTCGACAAACGCAGTGCAATGGTTCCTCCTTAAATAGCCCTGTTCTGGAGCACTTTGTACTTTTTGGATGATTTTAAGGCAGGGTCGCGGAGCAGCTGGACGCCATGCAGGTAATACTGCTTATCTTTTATGGTGAGGATAAATACGGTTTTGTTTTTTAGCAGTATTAGGACCTTATTCTTGGGGGTTACAATTTTGAATGCCTAAGGGGTGAAACGCGCATATGTGTATGGTCTGCATAAAtctacacatatgcataaggGGAGGTGGCATAACCCTTTGTTTTACTGCGCTCATGCCTGCGGAGGCATAACCACTCAGGGAAACAATGTAAGTAAAGGATGATGACAAGAATTCATCGAGGGGTAATCCCCCCTCCTCTTCTCCTTAACACATTACTGTTACGCTCATTTCGCGTCATTACATTTTGCGTTTCCAGGATGATTATCCCTTTGATCCCAATATATGACGCACAACGAGATTTGTGTATTTCAATTTCCGCTCCGTTCAATTCCATGTCATTAATTGTGTCTTGGGGCAATTCTTGTGTGTTTGTCAAACCGAGTAATTCGTCCACGTAAATATTCCACATGTGGTTTAGCTTCCTTGCATGATCATACGTCGTTGTATTCTCCGTTGTAACTTTATAATTTGTGTACTCATTCGATGAGAGGCCCACTTTATGTTGCTTCTGTTTAGAGCTTCTGTTTGAATTCGAATTGtctgtatatgtattttttaagcTGTTCGTGATGAATATTTTACTGGACGGATTAACGTAGTTCCTCTGAAGGGGGAGGTGGGATGAAAGGTGTGATGAGATGGTGTAAATATGGAGGGAGTATGGGCATATTGTCACACGGGCATACGTGGATGCCTTCCATCGCGTTTATCATCTTTTACCATATCCATTTCGCCATTGTCCACGTACAAGGCTCTTCCCGGTTTCCTGTGTAAAAACGGATGACCTTGATCTGTTGATCTATTACTGGCATGGTTTCTTTTGCTGTTACTCAGTTGGGTGTTGCTAGCATTGCGCTTAATATTGAGTTGCAATATATCCTGGTTTGCATTTGAATTTGTgttcaaatggggaaggtTCTGAGATTTATTACGAGTCGATGCGGACGGCACATTTTTATTCGCCTTCTCATTTTGCTGAGTTAACTTCTTGGAATGGTTATTATTTGACTCATTTCCACTTACCCGATTTGCATTCTTATTcaacaaaatataattagCATTACTATTGTCCTtcgtcttccttcttttggaATTTCCTCTTGATGTGTCTTCTTCCATGGTTCATTCAGCTAGCTATTATTCGCTTTTTAATGGAACTTGGAAGCGTTAACCTGTTAAGCGTACGTTATGGATTTACTTTCCCTTTACACGAAATGTCTCAATGTAGGGGGAAAATTCagttatcatattttttctccctatgTTGTGTTCCACTGTTGTGTAAAGTAACCTGTGTGGAACTGTGAAAAACACGCTtatgtttcttcttttttgctcTCCCTTTtcatgtccttttttttttggtaacaTCAGAGAGAGGCGTCACCAAAATGAGTcgttaaaaaatggaaggttgCAGAAATGGGAATTACactaatatattttttttcatttctccGCTTAGCAATATAAAGGCATATGCGAAAATCCTTAAATGCGGTTCAACAAAATGAGTAATCACCAAGTGGCGCGGTTAACATAACCTCGAAGCAgttattaataaaaatgcaggTGATGCGTAAAAAGAGTGGGGAGTATTTTAAAGCTGTAAGTGGTGTCTTACGTGCAACAACTCAACGAGTGAGGGAAATTTACAcacaaaataattttttgacGACACTCACACGTCGGTAGTGGTCATATAAACCAGCGTCGATGTAAATGCATATGCTCGTAGATATGCACACATGGAGACATACAATGTAATACCCATAGGGGAAGGGCATAAGGTATAGATGCGTTATCAAACTTAGTTACTCATTTTGAGAAGTCCCTACGCAGATATGCCACAGGTGTCATACGGTATTACCCATACACGgttgcgaaaaaaatgggttacACTTGTTCCCACATTTTATGGCTCAATCGGGGGCAAGATGAGCACATTGGTATGTGCCCTTTTTACATTCAGCAACAGTGACCCATCCTTTTCATTGTAATGCCAGCAAAGCAAATGTACTGTTATATAACACATGCGTGGGAGTCAACAGGATTGTCAACAAACAGTTACGCGTCACATACCGGTGTTAAGCATGTGCCTACAAAGATACATACAGTGAGTCATGTATCGTCCCTGTGTGTtccttttgcattttaaaatgtacacgctgacttttttttttttattccaaaaGGGCAGAGGAAAATTATGTTTTTACATGCCTGAGTTGTATACCATAGGgcatacaaaacaaaaattaaaattgtgaaaagtTGCGAACAGTTATGCAGCAGAATAAACACAattggaaaattaaaaacaacggacggtaaaaacaaaaaaaaaaaaaaaaaattgcgacgaggaagaagggaCTACTTGGAAATTTTCCCTTAAGTGTAACAATCACAATCCAATTGTCGTTTATGCCGTCCTTCCGATGTTCTTAGAGTAACATGAGCGCGCATTGGAAAGGCTCTTCCTTTGGGGGTAGGGCCAAAGGAAATCCATTAAATGTAATTTCCTAACCGGAGGTGATGAAAAATAGGCCAACTGTTAAGTTTACATGTGGTGaacgtatatgtatacatatgaacaattcATTCCTGAAgtcgcttttttttgtgccagCTTAAGTTACCCTTACGCGGGGTGACATGTGGCTCATGTAAGAGCGGCATATATATGGCGTATTCGAAGGCCAGCATAATTTATTTGACTTTTACTTATTTCCGGTTCACTTCCTGTGCCCCCCTTATTGCAAATcactttttgttcattttgtgatgaaaaaaatatgtcccTCCGGAAATTTACGCATCACGCGCGCGGGGGAAACTTATTTTAGCTCATTGGCAAATGcggtatgtacatattatatacgtTGTACTTGAAGTACGCCCATGGGACTCTGCGCGGAGGTTAGTATAATAAGCATATAAAAAGCTGTACATGCGCTACAtggatatgtatataaatctCTGAATTTTcagattaaaaaattttcccatttacccatttcatattttaaatttaattgTTTGTACaattcaccattttgtaattttttttcattgaaatttttatgcTTCATGCAGTttaaagcggaaaaaaaaaaaaaaaaaaaaaaggatgttgAGAGGGGGGGATATACCCACTAATAATATGCCTGCTTGCTTAGGTAAGCGCATGTAGCCTGCATACCCCCACAATATGAGTATATACCCCCTTGCACATGTGAAGGGGTTATGCGTGTAGAATATAACCGTAACAGTCAAGCGCGGTATGCGCACGTATGCAAATAaagcacatgtgtatgttgCAAACCTTTAacgggttaaaaaaaagaaaaagcatcCCCCGTGAAGAATAATGAATAAGCAACAAAGCAATGGAAACATGATCAAAATGGATTCAGGACAATTGAACGTTATCGATATAGatcaaaatattttcctcagCAAAAACTCTTTCCCAGTAAACGAATTTTACAGCCAAAATGATAATAAGACGGGCACAAATGCAAACATAAAAGATGTAAGCACATATAAAGAGATGTACGAAGAAAGTATTAACAACCCAGAGTTATTCTGGGGAAACATAGCAAAGAGTAGTGTAAGGTGGTCTAAATTATTCACCAAAGTATACAgtggaaattttaaaaaagggaacattaACTGGTTTGTTAATGGCAAAATTAATGCATGTGATAATTGTGTAGATAGATGGGTGGAAAAACATCCAAACAAGACTGCAATAATATGGGAAAAAGATACACCAaatgattttaaaaaaataagttatCAAAAATTGTTAGAAAGGACATGCAAAATTGctaatttgttaaaaatgcatGGAGTGAAGAAGCAAGATGTGGTCACCATTTATTTACCCATGATCCCAGAAATTGTGTATACCATGCTAGCATGTGCTAGAATAGGTGCAATTCACAACGTCGTCTTTGCTGGGTATTCAGCGGGCAGTTTGTGTGACCGCATATTGGACTCCAAATCtagtatattaattacaaGCGATTTTGGCATGAGGGGAGGAAAGTTAACTAAGCTCAAGCAAATTGCGGATGCGGCTATGGGAATGTGTGGTGACGCCATCAAAGTCTGTatcgtttttaaaaacaaaacgaagaTAAGTGACGCGAATAGAGCATACCTGGAAAGCACATCGCAAAGTAAGTTATACCACTCTACCAGCGTCGATTTGAAAGGTGCTGATAATTTTTTGGCACAGGGTACAACCCACGTGATAAATAGCAAGCAAAATGGAATcaacaaaaatgagcacGAACAGATGAACAACAACCATTGTGACAGTGCCTCCCTTTATGCGTGCCCACGGGGGGAGGGTGATTGCACCAATCACGGTAATCACAATAATTACGATAGTCGCAATAATTATGATAATCATGATAACCATGGTGGCCACCCCCTCTGTAACGGGATGGAGACCGGCAACCACTGCAATGCCCCCCTTGGGGAGAGCACCAATAGCGATGGCACTAAAGCCAAAGGGATACACACCCTCCATAAAAAAATCTGCAAAAATAGCAGCCTAACGAAGAACCCCACTTCTGATAAAACAGACAATAGTAACCAAATTGCCAATGGGCACAACAAATGCAATCGCGAGGGAGAGCAGCCCACTAACAACATGGGAGACGGGAGCAGCCACTCCTTGGGGAAGAAGTCATGTGATTATATCAACTCCGTGACGGGTAAATCCTTCGTGGAAGCATCAAAGGAGAGTATAACATTTGATTCGAAAAGTTACCGCAGTAGTGATTACCAGAAGAGCAATTTTGACGAGAATATATGCACGTTAAAAGAAGGTCGAGATGTTGACGGTTCCGCgttaataaaaaacatgAGAGCCTATTGTCCAATAGAATATGTAGACAGTGAAGACTTCCTATGTTTATTGTACACCTCCGGTTCGACTGGGAAACCCAAAGGTGTAGCGCATACAACAGCAGGGTATTTGCTATATGCCTACGCAACCTGTAAGTATATATTTGATGTAAAATCAGATGATATTTTTGGATGCGTTGCAGACATTGGGTGGGTAACTGGCCATACGTATGTTTTATATGGTCCCCTACTGAACGGAATAACCACCATcttgttttcttccattccgACGTACCCAGATTGTGGTAGATATTGGAGTTTAATAGAAACGCATAAAGTCACACAGTTCTACACCGCACCTACAGCACTTAGAGCGTTAATGAAACATGGGGATTCATACGTTGAAAAATATGACCTGTCGTCATGTCGAATTTTAGGGAGTGTAGGTGAACCAATAAACCCAGAAACATGGAGATGGTATTACAACAttgttgggaaaaaaaaatgtgtaattgTGGATACCTATTGGCAAACAGAAACGGGAGGAATTGTCATTGCTCCGATACccaatttatttaaaatgaaacCTGGGTGTGCtactcttccattttttggtGTCCAATTAGAAATTCTAGATTCTAAAACGTTGGAACCTTTGAATGGTCCTAATGTTTGTGGATTATTATGTATCAAGAGTCCATGGCCAGGCATGCTCAGAACTGTGTATGGGAATCATAGCAGGTTAgtaaaaacatatttttcttcctgtcccaattattattttacgGGAGATGGTGCGTACAGAGACGAAGATGGATACTACTGGATTTCCGGTAGAATTGATGATACTTTAAATGTGTCTGGTCATCGTTTAGGAGCTGCAGAAATTGAGCATGCCTTGGTGCAACACTCATGCATTGCGGAGGCAGCCGTTGTTTCGTTCCGTCATGTCGTGAAGGGGGAAGGTATTCTCTGCTTCGTTGTTAAAAAGGTGTGTGTGTctaaaaaatggggagagcTGGAGGGGTTACAAGCGAGAGAAACACCTAACCAATGCGTTGATCGCAatggaaatacaaaaaatccGAATAACCATTTACCATCGACTTCCAAGGTGGCAGAAGTCGACACCATGCATGTGACCTTAacagatgaaaaaattatagaagaattaaaattaaaCGTTAGACGAGCCATAGGTCCCATCGCCACCCCGGATCTCATTTGTATAGTGCCTGATTTGCCTAAAAcaagaagtggaaaaatcaTTAGGAGAATACTAAGATGTATAGCAAACGAGATAAACGATTTTGGCGATATTACCACCGTTGCGAATTATGAAGTTATCGACATTATTGTTAACAAGTTTAGGGAGTCCAAGTTGAAGTTCTTGTCAGGGACGTAACATACGGTTCATATCGCCTGGAGTATTTTGcgtatgattttttttttttttttttttttttctcatctgGGGAAAGAGCTCTTATCACGTTATCCtctgtatgtacatatatacgcgGTACATTCGGAGCAGCTCAAAAAGGTTGTAACCTGTACGCAGGCTGCTGTGACACGTATTCGAGGGCGTATTTACAAGGTTGAGTAAAGACCCCGCGGATACTTCTACGTGGTATTGTATAGCACAGTACAGTACCATTGTTTAATTTGTTTGCTCTCACCCGATGAGCGGTGCGTTCCTATGCATGTATGGATGTGTGTACATCTCAAACCATGCACAACCTCCGCGAGCAGTGTTCCCGCACGGGAGCCTACCAATTTGTCTCTACGCTGAGAGATATTGTAACATCGCCAAGGAGGCAGCAAAACAGATGGGTTATAATCATACTGTTACTTTTTCGCAACGATTTTACCCTCTCCTTTTTAAGTGCTGCATGCATGATCTgattatcttttttttgaacaaatttcACATTTGTCGATTTTATAAAGACTAAAAAGTGTGAGTAGATTGATTCTacgtcttttttatttttccttggGAAATTTCATATGAATTATAATAGTACCATTTTGTGTGAAATGCTCTGTCCCAGTTAAGCggccttttaaaaaaatggactaGGCATCGTcatatttatgtgtgcaaACTGGAGTTAAGAAAGCCAACGGACATTTCTACGGTGATTATATACACGGTGAATATGTCACTTCCCACAAAGTGGG contains these protein-coding regions:
- a CDS encoding Acetyl-CoA synthetase, with translation MNKQQSNGNMIKMDSGQLNVIDIDQNIFLSKNSFPVNEFYSQNDNKTGTNANIKDVSTYKEMYEESINNPELFWGNIAKSSVRWSKLFTKVYSGNFKKGNINWFVNGKINACDNCVDRWVEKHPNKTAIIWEKDTPNDFKKISYQKLLERTCKIANLLKMHGVKKQDVVTIYLPMIPEIVYTMLACARIGAIHNVVFAGYSAGSLCDRILDSKSSILITSDFGMRGGKLTKLKQIADAAMGMCGDAIKVCIVFKNKTKISDANRAYLESTSQSKLYHSTSVDLKGADNFLAQGTTHVINSKQNGINKNEHEQMNNNHCDSASLYACPRGEGDCTNHGNHNNYDSRNNYDNHDNHGGHPLCNGMETGNHCNAPLGESTNSDGTKAKGIHTLHKKICKNSSLTKNPTSDKTDNSNQIANGHNKCNREGEQPTNNMGDGSSHSLGKKSCDYINSVTGKSFVEASKESITFDSKSYRSSDYQKSNFDENICTLKEGRDVDGSALIKNMRAYCPIEYVDSEDFLCLLYTSGSTGKPKGVAHTTAGYLLYAYATCKYIFDVKSDDIFGCVADIGWVTGHTYVLYGPLLNGITTILFSSIPTYPDCGRYWSLIETHKVTQFYTAPTALRALMKHGDSYVEKYDLSSCRILGSVGEPINPETWRWYYNIVGKKKCVIVDTYWQTETGGIVIAPIPNLFKMKPGCATLPFFGVQLEILDSKTLEPLNGPNVCGLLCIKSPWPGMLRTVYGNHSRLVKTYFSSCPNYYFTGDGAYRDEDGYYWISGRIDDTLNVSGHRLGAAEIEHALVQHSCIAEAAVVSFRHVVKGEGILCFVVKKVCVSKKWGELEGLQARETPNQCVDRNGNTKNPNNHLPSTSKVAEVDTMHVTLTDEKIIEELKLNVRRAIGPIATPDLICIVPDLPKTRSGKIIRRILRCIANEINDFGDITTVANYEVIDIIVNKFRESKLKFLSGT